The following proteins are co-located in the Hemicordylus capensis ecotype Gifberg chromosome 11, rHemCap1.1.pri, whole genome shotgun sequence genome:
- the FAM199X gene encoding protein FAM199X, with protein MAGEEAQEKFLAPHEPGALFSPPPRVLGSLGLGDEGPACLDVSDFGCHLSSCHRTDPLRRLHAHRWNLTSCGTSVASSECSEELFSSVSVGDQDDCYSLLDDQELTSFDFFPEGSVCSDVSSSISTYWDWSDSEFEWQLPGSDIASGSDVLSDIIPSIPSSPCLLPKKKNKHRNLDELPWSAMTNDEQVEYIEYLSRKVSTEMGLREQLDIIKIIDPMAQISPTDNEFIIELNCLTDEKLKQVRNYIKEHGPRQRSARDNWKRSGFSCGSASGVSGASASSSSASMVSSASSSSGSSVGNSGSNSSANMSRAHSDSNVSTSAAERIRDSKKRSKQRKLQQKALRKRQLKEQRQARKERLSGLFLNEEVLSLKVTEEDHEGDVDVLM; from the exons ATGGCCGGCGAGGAGGCGCAGGAGAAGTTCTTGGCCCCCCACGAGCCCGGCGCCCTCTTCTCGCCGCCCCCCCGCGTGCTGGGCAGCCTCGGCCTGGGCGACGAGGGCCCCGCCTGCCTGGACGTCAGCGACTTCGGCTGCCACCTCTCCTCCTGCCACCGCACGGACCCGCTGCGCCGCCTGCACGCCCACAG ATGGAACTTGACTTCCTGTGGGACAAGCGTAGCCAGCTCAGAATGCAGCGAAGAACTCTTTTCTTCTGTCTCTGTCGGAGACCAGGATGACTGTtattctctcctggatgatcaGGAGCTGACCTCTTTTGATTTCTTCCCGGAGGGTAGCGTCTGCAGTGATGTCTCTTCCTCTATTAGCACGTATTGGGACTGGTCAGACAGCGAGTTTGAATGGCAG TTGCCTGGCAGCGACATCGCCAGTGGAAGTGATGTGCTCTCCGACATAATACCGAGTATTCCAAGCTCTCCTTGCCTGCTTccgaaaaagaaaaacaagcacagGAATCTTGACGAACTCCCATGGAGTGCCATGACCAATGATGAACAG GTTGAATACATAGAGTATCTGAGTCGTAAAGTCAGCACGGAGATGGGACTGCGAGAGCAGCTTGatataattaaaatcattgacCCCATGGCGCAGATCTCGCCTACGGACAACGAGTTTATTATCGAGCTAAATTGCCTCACTGATGAAAAGCTGAAGCAG GTCAGGAACTATATCAAGGAGCACGGCCCTCGGCAGCGGTCTGCGAGGGATAACTGGAAACGAAGCGGCTTCAGTTGTGGGAGCGCCAGTGGAGTGAGCGGCGCCAGCGCCAGCAGTAGCAGCGCCAGCATGGTCAGCTCAGCCAGTAGCAGCAGCGGTTCCAGCGTTGGCAACTCCGGTTCAAACTCCAGTGCCAACATGAGTCGGGCGCACAGCGACAGCAACGTATCAACAAGTGCCGCAGAGCGAATCCGGGATTCAAAA AAACGGTCGAAACAACGCAAACTTCAGCAGAAGGCTCTGCGCAAGCGGCAGCTGAAAGAGCAGCGGCAGGCTCGAAAAGAGAGACTGAGTGGCTTGTTCCTCAATGAAGAGGTGCTTTCTTTAAAAGTGACCGAGGAGGACCATGAAGGAGATGTGGATGTCTTGATGTGA